The Pyrenophora tritici-repentis strain M4 chromosome 2, whole genome shotgun sequence genome window below encodes:
- a CDS encoding Arp, Ankyrin repeat protein, with product MAPAKETSVELCKRVNAQGNTIAIRMLEYLSTAKNPIHGFEALSRDFIELCQELWSIEAGVTEASKSRNAFPVEVSQELDRRLRQVTEEFLVLSQMVNKFVDKENHKGGFGMKFRMMFADTDVDKMRHTLARSRDALKVSSAMFRWSLGDAKADASMGIGYAGLIAALERLSPTKAASLPSIHSAPSPSLPPTPPTKAGSHHGTQASAPISQSLQRPYVNELRYGEGHAYESEISQYRPVEMGLSPGIVDLHKNWRAPASARSNESTRETQYHHNVNYHEDPLYEEVASSHSGRSPTMEEKLHGLTVHERYLDEHHPPHKVDSPITSPHWAPRQSGASKHAGGKAAVFLAVEQGRHRTLEQLLEGGARAEPHMESAMLRVAAEKEDVESVAILLKYGADANGFDREGITPLFASTRAQCIECAKRLLKHGADPNLSAGPDSESPLSLAASQSYIEFVKLFLAHGGDAGFIMENGSTALISAMNKTTSPKCVEVLLSAEGDADAKNGEGTTALFQAIQVNRVDLMTVLLDHGANPNLPGPKHPLWPSTYKPKALQLLLQRGADHKKTPGVMELASSLKKLESIKILMNAGVSPNIRKDNVYTPLCSAIRDNSAEIVTYLLENGADPNFNAAEYPAFKCITHKRTQFLPQLVAAGADLHKPKGIIETAVKFNNKDVIVYLLDQGVNPNDRTPDGCTALTTAIRENHLELVDLLLTRGADPSIRGQDWPLCMAVQRPPILKRLLAATTNPRAFRGVVEMAVVANQLESIKLLLAAGVSVEDKNCGVFSPLTTAIREERKTIVRYLLDVANADPNAPGEHLPIVKALRRYSGDPEIIQMLLTRGADINKMHRGWNAILQAVENGDAEILKLLIDMGGEADLQAVDESGRAVVDIVTERGWEEGLRLLFPDPRAGSPKGMAAAASAKKVGEKGGEEWSR from the exons ATGGCTCCGGCAAAGGAAACATCGGTGGAACTGTGTAAGCGAGTGAATGCACAGGGTAACACCATCGCCATTCGAATGCTCGAGTACCTGAGCACGGCAAAGAATCCTATCCATGGCTTCGAAGCACTATCAAGAGACTTTATTGAGCTGTGCCAG GAACTATGGTCCATCGAAGCTGGCGTCACTGAAGCTAGCAAATCACGTAATGCATTCCCAGTTGAGGTATCTCAGGAGCTTGACAGGCGGCTACGTCAGGTCACCGAGGAGTTTTTGGTTCTCAGCCAAATGGTCAACAAAT TCGTCGACAAAGAAAATCACAAGGGCGGCTTCGGCATGAAGTTCCGGATGATGTTCGCCGACACTGACGTAGACAAGATGCGACACACATTAGCACGGAGCCGAGACGCATTAAAAGTCAGTTCTGCCATGTTCAGATGGTCCCTTGGGGACGCCAAAGCGGATGCTTCTATGGGAATCGGCTACGCAGGACTAATCGCAGCGCTGGAGCGTCTAAGTCCGACCAAAGCTGCAAGCCTTCCATCTATCCACTCGGCTCCATCACCGAGCCTCCCACCTACGCCACCTACGAAAGCCGGTAGCCATCATGGAACTCAAGCTTCAGCACCGATTTCACAGAGTCTACAGAGACCATATGTGAACGAGCTTCGGTATGGCGAGGGACACGCGTACGAGAGTGAGATTTCGCAGTaccgaccggttgagatGGGATTGTCACCAGGAATTGTGGATCTCCACAAGAACTGGCGAGCACCGGCTAGTGCTCGTTCAAACGAATCAACAAGGGAAACGCAGTATCACCATAATGTCAACTATCACGAAGATCCGTTATACGAGGAAGTCGCATCATCACATTCTGGTCGCTCACCGACCATGGAGGAGAAGTTGCACGGCCTTACTGTTCACGAGCGCTACTTGGACGAGCATCACCCTCCCCACAAGGTTGACTCTCCCATAACATCACCACACTGGGCACCGCGTCAGAGCGGTGCTTCAAAGCATGCTGGCGGTAAAGCTGCAGTATTCCTCGCTGTTGAGCAAGGCAGGCATCGTACGCTCGAGCAACTGCTTGAGGGTGGTGCACGAGCTGAGCCACACATGGAGTCTGCTATGCTCCGAGTTGCCGCAGAGAAGGAGGACGTGGAGAGCGTTGCAATTCTTCTGAAATACGGGGCAGATGCTAACGGCTTCGACCGCGAGGGTATCACTCCCTTGTTCGCTTCCACTCGTGCTCAGTGCATCGAATGCGCCAAGAGGCTGCTCAAGCACGGCGCTGATCCCAATTTGTCGGCTGGTCCCGATTCAGAGTCGCCGTTATCGCTGGCTGCGTCTCAGAGTTATATTGAGTTTGTGAAGTTATTCCTTGCTCATGGCGGCGATGCCGGCTTTATTATGGAGAATGGCTCCACGGCACTTATCTCAGCGATGAACAAGACCACTTCACCGAAGTGTGTCGAGGTGCTTCTTAGCGCAGAAGGCGATGCCGACGCAAAGAATGGAGAAGGAACAACTGCCTTGTTCCAGGCTATACAGGTAAACCGTGTTGATTTGATGACGGTACtgctcgatcatggagcgAACCCTAACCTTCCCGGTCCCAAGCACCCACTTTGGCCATCAACATACAAACCCAAGGCCCTCCAACTGCTTCTACAGCGCGGCGCCGACCACAAGAAGACTCCAGGTGTCATGGAACTGGCATCTAGTCTGAAAAAGCTCGAGTCCATCAAGATTCTCATGAATGCCGGTGTATCACCCAACATACGAAAGGATAATGTCTACACGCCACTGTGCTCAGCGATCCGCGACAACAGCGCTGAAATCGTCACCTACCTGCTTGAAAACGGTGCCGACCCAAACTTCAACGCAGCAGAGTACCCAGCCTTCAAGTGCATCACACACAAGCGCACGCAGTTCCTCCCCCAACTCGTTGCCGCCGGCGCCGACCTCCACAAGCCCAAGGGCATAATTGAGACAGCCGTCAAATTCAACAACAAAGACGTGATCGTCTACCTCCTCGACCAAGGAGTCAACCCCAATGACCGCACCCCAGACGGCTGCACCGCCCTCACAACTGCCATCCGCGAGAACCACCTGGAGCTCGTCGACCTCCTCCTCACACGAGGCGCCGACCCCTCCATCCGCGGGCAAGACTGGCCCCTCTGTATGGCCGTCCAACGCCCACCTATCCTCAAACGCCTACTAGCCGCAACCACCAATCCACGCGCCTTCCGCGGCGTTGTAGAAATGGCTGTCGTAGCCAACCAACTTGAAAGCATCAAGCTCCTCCTCGCTGCCGGCGTCAGCGTTGAAGACAAAAACTGCGGCGTCTTCTCCCCTCTCACAACCGCCATCCGCGAGGAGCGCAAGACAATCGTCCGCTACCTCCTCGACGTCGCAAACGCCGACCCCAATGCCCCTGGCGAACACCTCCCCATTGTCAAAGCTCTTCGCCGCTACTCGGGCGACCCCGAAATCATCCAGATGCTGCTTACTCGTGGCGCTGACATCAACAAAATGCACCGTGGCTGGAACGCTATACTGCAGGCGGTGGAGAATGGCGACGCTGAGATTCTCAAGCTGCTGATTGATATGGGTGGAGAGGCGGATCTACAGGCTGTGGATGAGAGTGGCAGGGCGGTTGTGGATATCGTGACGGAGAGGGGGTGGGAGGAGGGCCTCAGATTGCTTTTCCCGGATCCGAGGGCTGGTTCACCGAAGGGTATGGCTGCGGCGGCGTCGGCGAAGAAGGTGGGGGAGAAGGGTGGGGAGGAATGGTCGAGGTAG